A genomic region of Elephas maximus indicus isolate mEleMax1 chromosome 10, mEleMax1 primary haplotype, whole genome shotgun sequence contains the following coding sequences:
- the LOC126084581 gene encoding olfactory receptor 11H2-like → MRILKTSNTSGSVSEFILLSFPCRREIQRLLFVLFSLIYLLTLTGNLSIICAMWSSRKLHKPMFILLANFSFLEICYVSSDVPKLLATIISQTKSISYAGCLLQFYFFFSMCAAECLFLSVVSFDQFLAIYRPLHYPTIMTHDLCAQLVGFCWAGGFLWLLTPLTLISQVPFCGPNTIDHFLCDLAPLLALSCAPVPGTTLTCGIISSLIISLTFLYILGTYFCVLRVVLQVPSGSGRHKAFSTCASHLAVVSLFYGSVMVMYVSPGSGDHPRVQKFVTLFYALATPFFNPLIYNFQNKDMKEALKNFHMYFCGKFLKDSRVELNNSSLIFRKMKDHETNEAMLFFFILIYFHSLGKWF, encoded by the coding sequence ATGAGGATCCTGAAGACCAGTAATACCTCTGGATCTGTGAGTGAGTTCATCCTCCTGAGCTTCCCCTGCCGCAGAGAGATCCAGAGGCTTCTCTTTGTGCTCTTTTCCCTCATCTACCTCCTGACCCTCACGGGGAACTTGTCCATCATCTGTGCTATGTGGTCAAGCAGGAAACTCCACAAGCCCATGTTCATCCTCCTGGCCAACTTCTCCTTCCTGGAGATCTGCTATGTCAGTTCTGATGTGCCCAAATTGTTGGCCACCATCATCTCCCAGACTAAGAGCATCTCCTATGCTGGCTGCCTGCTCCAGTTCTACTTCTTCTTCTCCATGTGTGCTGCTGAATGTTTATTTCTGTCAGTGGTATCTTTTGATCAATTTCTTGCTATTTATAGACCTTTGCACTATCCCACCATAATGACCCATGACTTATGTGCCCAGTTAGTGGGTTTCTGCTGGGCAGGTGGCTTTCTCTGGTTACTGACCCCTTTGACCCTAATATCTCAGGTGCCCTTCTGTGGTCCAAACACCATTGACCATTTTCTCTGTGATCTGGCACCCTTACTGGCATTGTCTTGTGCTCCAGTACCTGGAACTACTCTGACCTGTGGTATTATTAGCTCTCTCATTATCTCCCTCACCTTCCTATACATCCTTGGCACTTACTTCTGTGTCCTCAGAGTGGTGTTACAGGTGCCCTCAGGCTCCGGGAGGCATAAGGCTTTCTCTACATGTGCCTCCCACCTTGCTGTGGTGTCTTTGTTCTATGGCTCAGTCATGGTGATGTATGTTAGCCCAGGTTCCGGGGACCATCCCAGGGTGCAGAAATTTGTGACCTTGTTTTATGCTTTGGCAACACCATTCTTTAATCCCCTGATCTATAACTTCCAGAACAAAGATATGAAGGAGGCATTAAAGAATTTCCATATGTATTTTTGTGGGAAATTTCTAAAGGATTCAAGAGTTGAGCTCAATAATTCATCATTGATATTTAGGAAGATGAAAGATCATGAGACAAATGAGGCCatgctgtttttcttcattttaatctATTTTCATTCATTAGGGAAGTGGTTTTGA